From Mytilus edulis chromosome 8, xbMytEdul2.2, whole genome shotgun sequence, one genomic window encodes:
- the LOC139486210 gene encoding protein FAM133-like, with the protein MEDSNEDELDRLAREELTKEAKRGAERAREIGAYGWVKRQGASTDKKFLGNVLVSTLRSNKRKPSRDHDHRSHRRKYVDKKNSYDRPRHSHHQRHHPPKLINGGYFRYNDRRKYSHTENGKNEEKGTSEKHERKSDKDGFPEDKQTMSLSDRLMDREKEGTKEEKSSEHNKTYPKELHKDHKKDFKNKKNRDGKKDREKKTAKERKKKEKRVEEEAQYIHSDEEIVTITCDNSDSDLISEKAYHKDTGQGQRKRNISSKSEEESLLEDIKKRKDSDDDKNPQEKIIEIFGDYLIEKKQKKKKLKHKSHRAKHKHKKHKHKHDKANEDS; encoded by the exons atggaAGATTCCAACGAGGATGAACTTGATAG ATTAGCCAGGGAAGAACTTACAAAGGAGGCTAAAAGAGGAGCCGAGAGAGCCAGGGAGATAGGAGCATATGGATG GGTAAAGAGACAAGGAGCTTCAACTGACAAGAAATTTCTAGGAAATGTTTTAGTCAGTACTCTCAGATCCAATAAGAGAAAACCTTCACGAGATCATGATCACAGATCCCATAGAAGGAaatatgtagataaaaaaaacagttatgaCCGTCCCCGTCACAGTCATCATCAACGGCATCATCCACCAAAGTTAATAAACGGTGGATATTTCCGTTACAATGACCGAAGAAAATATTCTCATACTGAAAATgggaaaaatgaagaaaaaggaACTTCAGAGAAACATGAAAGGAAGAGTGACAAAGATGGTTTTCCAGAAGATAAACAAACAATGTCTTTATCTGATAGACTAATGGACAGAGAGAAAGAAGGAACGAAAGAAGAGAAAAGTAGTGAACATAATAAAACATACCCAAAAGAATTgcataaagatcataaaaaagattttaagaataaaaaaaatagggatgGTAAGAAAGATCGTGAGAAAAAGACAGcaaaagaaagaaagaagaaagaaaaaagagTGGAAGAAGAGGCACAGTATATTCATTCAGATGAAGAAATAGTGACAATAACATGTGATAACTCTGATAGTGATCTCATCTCAGAAAAGGCATATCACAAGGACACGGGTCAAGGTCAACGTAAAAGGAATATTTCAAGTAAAAGTGAAGAAGAGAGCTTGCTTGAAGATATTAAAAAACGTAAAGACAGTGATGATGACAAAAATCCTCAggaaaaaattattgaaatttttggagactatttaattgagaaaaagcagaaaaagaaGAAACTTAAACATAAAAGTCACAGAGCAAAACATaaacacaaaaaacacaaacataaacatgataaagcaaaTGAAGATTCTTGA